One genomic region from Candidatus Nitrospira nitrificans encodes:
- a CDS encoding SRPBCC family protein, with protein MTILRHQPDPRLDLVLERLVDVPPELIWKAWTSPEHLKPWFTPAPWKTVDCEIDLRPGGIFRTVMRSPDGQEFPHIGCYLEIVTNEKLVWTNALLPGYRPAPLPAEAETTCDSFFFTAILLLQRHQKGTKYTALTIHRDEAGQKQHEKMGFHEGWGTVLDQLVVYAKTL; from the coding sequence ATGACGATATTGCGACATCAGCCAGACCCTCGACTCGATTTGGTTCTTGAACGCCTCGTCGATGTTCCGCCGGAGTTGATCTGGAAGGCATGGACCTCGCCGGAACACCTTAAACCCTGGTTCACTCCCGCTCCATGGAAAACAGTCGACTGCGAAATCGACCTGCGTCCGGGCGGGATATTTCGGACAGTCATGCGTTCACCGGACGGTCAGGAGTTTCCCCACATCGGCTGTTATCTCGAGATCGTCACGAACGAAAAGCTGGTCTGGACGAACGCGTTGCTGCCGGGCTATCGGCCGGCTCCTCTACCCGCCGAGGCTGAGACCACCTGCGACTCATTCTTCTTTACGGCCATTCTGCTCCTTCAACGGCATCAGAAGGGAACCAAGTACACGGCGCTCACGATCCACAGAGACGAAGCAGGTCAGAAACAGCATGAGAAAATGGGATTCCACGAAGGTTGGGGGACGGTGCTGGATCAATTGGTGGTGTATGCGAAGACTCTCTAG
- a CDS encoding ArsR/SmtB family transcription factor: protein MPNQSIQLDDVFCALGDPTRRAVLERLSKKPAPVSELAALFDMALPSFMQHLNVLEECGLARSNKAGRVRTYQLEPKALKAAEQWMAKHRAIWEARLDQLDDYLNKMKETSR, encoded by the coding sequence ATGCCTAACCAATCCATACAACTCGATGATGTCTTTTGCGCGTTGGGAGACCCCACCAGGCGAGCCGTGCTCGAACGGCTGAGCAAGAAGCCCGCTCCCGTCAGCGAATTGGCGGCGCTCTTCGACATGGCACTGCCGTCGTTCATGCAACACCTGAACGTGCTGGAGGAGTGTGGTTTGGCGCGCTCCAACAAAGCCGGCCGTGTACGAACCTATCAGCTTGAACCGAAAGCGCTGAAAGCAGCAGAACAGTGGATGGCCAAGCATCGGGCGATCTGGGAAGCCCGTCTCGATCAGCTCGACGACTACCTGAATAAAATGAAGGAGACCAGCCGATGA
- a CDS encoding PilZ domain-containing protein: MRKKGEINSGKPPEVIHLQEVDILRGRLMRGDDRTDKKELRTSPRIPLDCRLFFSSTELVEADATLLDLSSTGCAAESETTVRIDMSLDLWIFSPNYNWRMHIDHAVVRWVRGQVFGVEFLNLRPVQRKRLRQLVEKFRAQ, encoded by the coding sequence ATGCGTAAGAAAGGCGAAATCAATAGCGGGAAACCGCCTGAGGTGATTCATTTACAGGAAGTCGACATCTTGCGGGGACGCCTCATGCGCGGCGATGATCGAACCGACAAAAAGGAATTACGAACCTCTCCTCGTATTCCGTTGGATTGCCGCCTGTTCTTTTCGAGCACCGAACTGGTCGAGGCTGATGCGACACTCCTCGATCTGTCCAGCACGGGCTGCGCGGCCGAGTCCGAGACCACCGTCCGGATCGACATGAGCCTCGACCTGTGGATCTTTTCCCCCAACTATAATTGGCGAATGCATATCGACCATGCCGTCGTTCGGTGGGTCCGAGGACAGGTCTTCGGCGTGGAGTTCCTGAATCTGCGGCCGGTTCAGCGAAAACGACTCCGTCAGCTGGTCGAGAAGTTCAGAGCGCAATAA
- the recA gene encoding recombinase RecA: MSEKDDKKRALDLALSQIEKQYGKGAIMKLGAEDKVDVPAISTGSLGLDIALGVGGLPRGRVIEIFGPEASGKTTMTLHCIAEVQKTGGVAAFIDAEHALDLTYAKKLGVQADDLLVSQPDTGEQALEIAETLVRSGAVDLIVVDSVAALTPRAEIEGEMGDAHMGLQARLMSQALRKLTAAISKSLTTVIFINQIRMKLGVMFGNPETTTGGNALKFYSSVRLDIRRIESIKEGQEVMGSRVRVKVVKNKMAPPFRQAEFDIMFAEGISKTGELVDIGVDKKIIEKSGAWYSYKGERVGQGRDAARDFLKNNASTAREIESKLREAAGVPARGERKAETKSETKEEKPAARGEDKRGHR; this comes from the coding sequence ATGTCCGAAAAAGACGACAAGAAGCGCGCGCTGGACTTAGCCCTGTCCCAGATCGAGAAGCAGTATGGGAAGGGAGCCATCATGAAGTTGGGGGCGGAAGACAAGGTCGACGTACCGGCGATTTCCACCGGCTCGCTGGGACTCGATATTGCCCTCGGGGTCGGCGGGCTTCCGCGAGGACGGGTGATCGAGATCTTTGGCCCGGAGGCGTCCGGCAAGACGACGATGACGTTGCATTGCATCGCCGAGGTGCAGAAGACAGGAGGGGTCGCCGCGTTCATCGACGCGGAGCATGCATTGGATTTGACCTATGCCAAGAAGCTGGGCGTGCAGGCCGACGATCTCCTGGTCTCCCAACCGGACACGGGCGAGCAGGCCTTGGAGATCGCCGAAACCTTGGTGCGAAGCGGCGCCGTCGATTTGATCGTGGTCGATTCGGTCGCGGCGTTGACGCCTCGCGCGGAAATCGAAGGCGAAATGGGCGATGCCCATATGGGGCTTCAGGCACGGCTCATGTCGCAGGCATTAAGGAAGCTCACGGCGGCGATTTCGAAATCGCTGACCACGGTGATTTTCATCAACCAAATTCGCATGAAGCTCGGCGTCATGTTCGGGAATCCCGAGACCACCACCGGCGGCAACGCGCTCAAGTTCTATTCGTCCGTCCGCTTGGATATCCGACGGATCGAGTCCATCAAGGAGGGGCAGGAGGTGATGGGGAGCCGTGTCCGCGTGAAGGTGGTGAAAAACAAGATGGCTCCGCCGTTCCGGCAGGCGGAGTTCGACATCATGTTCGCCGAAGGTATTTCCAAGACCGGCGAATTGGTGGATATCGGCGTCGACAAGAAGATCATCGAAAAATCCGGCGCCTGGTATTCCTACAAGGGAGAGCGCGTCGGTCAGGGCCGCGATGCCGCGCGAGACTTCCTCAAGAATAACGCCTCGACGGCCCGCGAGATCGAATCGAAGCTTCGAGAGGCGGCGGGAGTTCCGGCTCGCGGCGAGAGAAAAGCCGAGACGAAATCTGAGACCAAAGAAGAGAAGCCTGCGGCCCGCGGCGAAGACAAGCGGGGCCATCGGTAG
- a CDS encoding regulatory protein RecX produces MRFLARRDRTVAQVEQFLRSKGALPAQIRIMIRRLSDLRYLNDHAYAQRWMERRLVSRPMGQARIKAELQAKGIAETVADRVIADAFREVGEERMARRALNARQRHGGRLTPSQSVRFLRQRGFDEEAIDRIVPEGRISDEGMDA; encoded by the coding sequence ATGCGGTTTCTTGCCCGTCGTGATCGTACGGTGGCGCAAGTCGAACAATTTCTCCGATCCAAAGGAGCCCTGCCCGCTCAGATTCGGATCATGATCCGTCGATTGTCCGATCTCCGATATCTCAACGATCATGCCTATGCCCAACGATGGATGGAGCGGAGGCTGGTCTCTCGGCCGATGGGACAGGCGCGGATCAAGGCGGAGTTGCAGGCCAAGGGAATTGCCGAGACGGTGGCGGATCGGGTGATCGCCGACGCGTTCCGCGAGGTGGGTGAAGAACGAATGGCTCGTCGAGCGCTGAACGCCAGGCAGCGCCATGGCGGCCGGTTGACGCCGTCGCAATCGGTGCGTTTCCTGCGCCAACGAGGGTTCGATGAAGAGGCGATCGATCGTATTGTGCCGGAAGGTCGCATCAGCGATGAAGGAATGGACGCATGA